A DNA window from Rhizobium jaguaris contains the following coding sequences:
- a CDS encoding extracellular solute-binding protein, which yields MMVKLKGMTWSHPRGYDPMVACSKLWLEKTGVEIAWEKRSLQDFETFPVDELAAAYDLIVIDHPHVGQITRENCLLPLDDAGHADELAAIAAGTVGRSYPSYNWQGRQWAFPIDAATQVQAHRPDRLSGPIADLAEIVSLAAKGRAILPMRPPHSLMTFFTLAAHLGTPCSIEGPECIARADGEVVLDWMARLVAGMDARCYEMDPIAVFDLMSEPDCPYDVVPFAYGYVSYSFAGFRPARLAFADMPVIDGRVPNGSALGGTGIAVSARTQAPEAAKAFARWIASGPVQAGAYASGNGQPGHSDAWVSDAVNAPALDFYRNTRATLEGAYVRPRHDGYMAFQSEASDIITNGLRAAERHTVLIDKLNRLFAQSFEG from the coding sequence ATGATGGTGAAACTCAAGGGAATGACCTGGTCGCATCCGCGAGGCTACGATCCGATGGTGGCATGTTCGAAACTCTGGTTGGAAAAGACCGGTGTCGAGATCGCCTGGGAGAAGCGGTCGCTGCAGGATTTCGAAACCTTTCCGGTCGATGAGCTTGCCGCGGCCTACGACCTCATCGTCATCGATCATCCGCATGTCGGCCAGATCACGCGAGAGAATTGTCTGCTGCCGCTCGACGATGCCGGACATGCGGATGAACTGGCTGCGATCGCCGCCGGCACGGTCGGACGATCTTATCCGAGCTACAACTGGCAAGGTCGGCAATGGGCCTTTCCGATCGATGCGGCGACGCAGGTTCAGGCCCACCGACCGGACCGGTTGAGCGGGCCGATCGCCGATCTCGCCGAGATCGTATCGCTGGCAGCCAAAGGCAGGGCGATCCTGCCGATGCGGCCGCCGCATTCGCTGATGACCTTCTTCACGCTTGCGGCGCATCTCGGCACACCCTGCAGCATCGAGGGACCGGAGTGCATCGCCAGGGCTGATGGAGAAGTCGTGCTCGACTGGATGGCACGGCTCGTCGCAGGCATGGATGCGAGATGCTACGAGATGGACCCGATCGCCGTCTTCGATCTGATGAGCGAGCCGGATTGCCCCTATGACGTCGTTCCCTTTGCCTATGGCTATGTCAGCTATTCCTTTGCCGGATTCCGACCGGCGCGCTTAGCTTTTGCCGACATGCCCGTGATCGACGGGCGTGTACCGAACGGCTCGGCCCTCGGCGGCACGGGTATTGCCGTTTCGGCCAGGACGCAGGCGCCGGAGGCGGCCAAAGCCTTTGCGCGTTGGATTGCCAGTGGGCCGGTGCAGGCCGGCGCCTATGCCAGCGGCAACGGTCAACCCGGCCACTCCGATGCGTGGGTCAGCGATGCCGTCAACGCGCCTGCACTTGATTTCTACCGCAATACGCGCGCCACGCTTGAGGGGGCATACGTTCGGCCGCGTCATGACGGCTACATGGCGTTCCAAAGCGAGGCTTCAGACATCATTACCAATGGACTGCGCGCCGCCGAGCGGCATACAGTCCTCATCGACAAGCTTAACCGGCTCTTCGCGCAATCGTTCGAAGGCTAG
- a CDS encoding MaoC/PaaZ C-terminal domain-containing protein: MAEQTIYFEDYELGHVRMTTGRTITETDFVVHAGHTGDFFPHHMDAEFAKTLPGGQRIAHGTMIFSIGVGLTASLINPVAFSYGYDRLRFIRPVHIGDTIRTRVTISAKEDDPKRPASGRVVERCEVLNQRDEVVLAADHVLIVERKAAS; this comes from the coding sequence ATGGCAGAACAGACGATCTACTTCGAAGACTACGAACTCGGGCATGTCCGTATGACGACCGGACGGACGATCACCGAGACCGATTTCGTCGTCCATGCCGGTCACACCGGCGATTTCTTTCCGCATCACATGGATGCGGAATTCGCCAAGACCTTGCCCGGCGGTCAGCGCATTGCCCATGGCACGATGATCTTTTCGATCGGCGTCGGGCTGACGGCGTCACTCATCAATCCCGTCGCCTTTTCCTATGGCTACGACCGGTTGCGGTTCATCCGCCCCGTGCATATCGGCGACACGATCCGCACGCGGGTGACGATATCGGCAAAAGAAGACGATCCGAAGCGCCCGGCATCCGGCCGCGTTGTCGAACGTTGCGAGGTGCTGAACCAGCGTGACGAAGTCGTCCTCGCTGCCGACCATGTCCTGATCGTCGAACGCAAAGCGGCAAGCTGA